In one window of Nakamurella sp. PAMC28650 DNA:
- a CDS encoding DALR anticodon-binding domain-containing protein, with translation MNHVQLAAAVRAALTRAVAAGDLAVMVPDTITLDRPRSRDHGDYATPVALELAGTAGLAPRRIAAVLAGHLSQENGICDVDVAGPGFVNIRLDIAAAGAPVGEVIAAGSAYGSSEVLRGRQISLVFAAADPIGPVFIGDARRAAVGDALGRVLATQGATVVRQYLPAAEEVVIGPKVFRLEDLIDSLGVDAARYWLIRSTVDMVNTVDTTRDTVDTTLEPDLDLWTKQIPDNPVFHVRFAHAQLAALARSARDLGIDLGTDYDPALLNTPQESELIALLAAYPQVLTKAADSRAPHRIARYLEDLASGYDRFHEATRVLPMGDEAPGAAHVARLWLCAAVRQVLANGLAVLGVSAPERL, from the coding sequence GTGAACCACGTCCAACTGGCCGCCGCAGTTCGGGCTGCCCTGACCCGGGCGGTCGCCGCCGGTGACCTCGCCGTCATGGTGCCGGACACGATCACCCTCGACCGGCCGCGCTCGCGGGACCACGGCGACTACGCCACTCCGGTGGCTCTGGAGCTGGCCGGGACCGCCGGCCTGGCACCGCGCAGGATCGCCGCGGTCCTCGCCGGCCATCTGTCGCAGGAGAACGGGATCTGCGACGTGGATGTCGCGGGGCCGGGCTTCGTGAACATCCGGCTGGACATCGCCGCGGCCGGCGCCCCGGTCGGCGAGGTGATCGCGGCCGGTTCCGCCTATGGATCCTCGGAGGTGTTGCGGGGCCGGCAGATCAGCCTGGTGTTCGCCGCCGCAGATCCGATCGGACCCGTGTTCATCGGGGACGCCCGCCGGGCCGCCGTCGGCGATGCGCTGGGTCGGGTGCTCGCCACCCAGGGCGCCACCGTCGTCCGGCAGTACCTCCCGGCCGCGGAGGAGGTCGTGATCGGGCCGAAGGTGTTCCGGCTCGAGGACCTGATCGATTCGCTCGGGGTCGATGCGGCCCGCTACTGGCTGATCCGGTCCACCGTCGACATGGTCAACACCGTCGACACCACGCGCGACACCGTCGACACCACGCTCGAACCGGATCTGGACCTCTGGACGAAACAGATTCCGGACAACCCGGTGTTCCACGTCCGGTTCGCCCATGCGCAACTGGCGGCGCTCGCGCGCTCGGCCCGGGATCTCGGCATCGACCTCGGCACCGACTACGACCCGGCCCTGCTCAACACTCCGCAGGAGTCGGAACTCATCGCCCTGCTGGCGGCCTACCCGCAGGTCCTGACGAAAGCTGCCGATTCCCGCGCGCCGCATCGGATCGCCCGCTACCTCGAGGATCTCGCGTCCGGCTACGACAGGTTCCACGAGGCCACCCGGGTCCTGCCGATGGGTGACGAGGCCCCGGGCGCCGCCCATGTGGCTCGGCTGTGGCTCTGCGCCGCGGTCCGTCAGGTGCTGGCGAACGGCCTGGCGGTCCTCGGCGTCAGTGCACCGGAACGCCTGTGA
- a CDS encoding DUF3105 domain-containing protein: MNEVEAPMMASGKNAKKSRSVAPVVSRRQGLPWLTIGAVVVVLLLVGGIFTVVYSKKQSNDNAAAAVAPFIPSATDKDPSTKITGIYAGKSTVAANGTLSFTEYKAALHVDATQRVAYDRYPPVGGPHDAEWADCNGDVYTVAVRNENMVHPLEHGAVWITYNPTTIASGDLDKLKALVTGKTYIFLSPYPNLDSPISLQAWAHQLKVTSADDVRIKQFITALQQNTYIAPEPGGNCDQPGFAASPPAFVATAPGAGAIQMNGAGLTAVTTEGIVNAGGSSAPSSGAAVSGSGAATSAAAVPAPPSPAVSSAVTSSSK; the protein is encoded by the coding sequence ATGAACGAGGTCGAAGCTCCGATGATGGCAAGCGGCAAGAACGCCAAGAAGTCCCGATCGGTGGCCCCGGTGGTCAGCCGGAGACAGGGACTGCCCTGGCTCACCATCGGTGCGGTCGTCGTGGTGCTGTTGCTGGTCGGCGGGATCTTCACCGTCGTCTACTCCAAAAAGCAGTCGAACGACAACGCAGCCGCGGCGGTCGCGCCCTTCATCCCGTCGGCCACCGACAAGGATCCGTCGACCAAGATCACGGGGATCTACGCCGGCAAGAGCACCGTGGCCGCCAACGGCACGCTGAGCTTCACCGAATACAAGGCCGCACTGCACGTCGATGCCACCCAGCGGGTCGCCTACGACCGATACCCGCCCGTCGGCGGACCCCACGACGCCGAGTGGGCCGACTGCAACGGTGACGTGTACACCGTCGCCGTCCGCAACGAGAACATGGTGCATCCGCTGGAACACGGCGCCGTCTGGATCACCTACAACCCGACCACCATCGCGTCGGGGGACCTGGACAAGCTGAAGGCCCTCGTCACGGGCAAGACCTACATCTTCCTGAGCCCCTACCCGAACCTCGATTCACCCATCTCGCTGCAGGCCTGGGCCCACCAGCTCAAGGTCACCTCCGCCGACGACGTCCGGATCAAGCAGTTCATCACCGCGTTGCAGCAGAACACCTACATCGCACCGGAGCCGGGCGGCAACTGCGACCAACCCGGATTCGCCGCGAGCCCGCCGGCCTTCGTGGCCACCGCGCCGGGCGCCGGAGCGATCCAGATGAACGGTGCCGGCCTGACCGCGGTCACCACGGAGGGCATCGTCAATGCCGGCGGCAGCTCCGCCCCGTCCTCGGGCGCAGCGGTCAGCGGCTCCGGCGCCGCGACCTCCGCAGCAGCCGTGCCGGCCCCGCCGTCGCCGGCCGTGAGTTCAGCGGTCACGAGTTCCAGCAAGTAG
- a CDS encoding DUF305 domain-containing protein, whose translation MTKLGREDATYGPEDAGAVRPAASPPDRGSLPYSSILTRWGARGTAAILGIGALVMLLIGATVGLALAHSGPQTVSISSDGQDPVDTGFARDMVVHHTQGVLMAHIAELNSTDKEVRLMAYDIEFSQTSQIGAMQGWLDLWGVPRLTDGAHMSWMGSVGMADMAGMNGTTTPASSGGLSDGAVMPGMATTAEVDKLYSLRGTASDILFLQLMIRHHEGGAAMMTYAANHAASAVVQNFASKMLESQTSEVGVMTGMLTARGAKPLPYTAPTG comes from the coding sequence ATGACGAAGCTTGGACGAGAGGACGCCACCTACGGTCCGGAGGACGCCGGCGCGGTGCGACCCGCGGCGAGCCCACCGGACCGGGGGTCGCTCCCGTACTCCTCGATCCTGACCAGATGGGGGGCCCGCGGCACCGCGGCCATCCTCGGCATCGGGGCGCTGGTGATGTTGTTGATCGGGGCGACCGTCGGTCTTGCACTGGCGCATTCGGGTCCGCAGACGGTGTCGATCAGCTCCGACGGGCAGGATCCGGTGGACACCGGCTTCGCCAGGGACATGGTCGTGCACCACACGCAGGGCGTACTGATGGCCCACATCGCCGAGCTGAACTCCACCGACAAGGAGGTCAGGCTGATGGCGTACGACATCGAGTTCTCCCAGACCTCCCAGATCGGCGCCATGCAGGGCTGGCTCGACCTCTGGGGCGTACCGCGCCTCACCGACGGCGCGCACATGTCCTGGATGGGCTCGGTCGGCATGGCGGACATGGCCGGCATGAACGGCACGACCACACCCGCATCCTCCGGGGGTCTGTCCGACGGCGCGGTGATGCCCGGCATGGCCACCACCGCGGAGGTCGACAAGCTGTACAGCCTGCGGGGCACTGCTTCGGACATCTTGTTCCTGCAGCTGATGATCAGGCACCACGAGGGTGGAGCGGCCATGATGACGTACGCGGCCAACCACGCGGCGTCAGCGGTGGTGCAGAACTTCGCGAGCAAGATGCTGGAGTCCCAGACCTCCGAGGTCGGCGTGATGACCGGCATGCTGACCGCCCGTGGTGCGAAGCCGTTGCCCTACACCGCACCCACCGGCTGA
- a CDS encoding Ku protein: MRSIWKGSLVFGLVNVPVAVYSATEDHDIKFHQVHEKDGGRIRYQRTCEIDGEVVPFGDIAKSYEADDGRTAIITDDDLKSLPTSSEREIDLLSFVPADQIDPVLYDASYLLEPASKSAKAYVLLRETLAENDRVAIVHFALRQKVRLAALRVRGEVLVIQTLRWPDEMREASFKSLETPVSLSPAEKQMAALLVDSYADDFHPEQHEDSYRAELQQMIDAKLEGEQAFPDVVESEGEDAEVLDLLAALQRSVQRSKGAESVRSTARSADADGGSGPAKKPRAHKPAATDDPDDKPKSAGRSRSATAKPAATKARAGKAVPAKTTKAEPRSKTA; this comes from the coding sequence ATGCGCTCCATTTGGAAGGGTTCCCTGGTCTTCGGGCTGGTCAATGTGCCGGTGGCCGTCTATTCGGCCACCGAGGACCACGACATCAAGTTCCACCAGGTGCACGAGAAGGACGGCGGACGGATCCGCTATCAGCGCACCTGCGAGATCGACGGCGAGGTAGTGCCGTTCGGTGATATCGCCAAGTCCTACGAGGCCGACGACGGACGGACCGCCATCATCACCGACGACGACCTCAAGAGCCTTCCGACCAGTTCAGAGCGCGAGATCGACCTGCTGTCCTTCGTACCGGCCGACCAGATCGATCCGGTGCTCTACGACGCGAGCTACCTCCTCGAGCCTGCGTCGAAGTCCGCCAAGGCCTACGTTCTCCTGAGGGAAACCCTGGCGGAGAACGACCGGGTGGCGATCGTCCATTTCGCACTCCGGCAGAAGGTGAGGCTGGCGGCGCTGCGCGTCCGCGGCGAAGTCCTGGTCATCCAGACCCTGCGCTGGCCGGACGAGATGCGCGAGGCGTCGTTCAAGTCCCTGGAGACGCCGGTTTCGCTGTCGCCCGCCGAGAAGCAGATGGCTGCGCTGCTGGTCGACTCCTACGCCGACGATTTCCACCCCGAGCAGCACGAGGACAGCTATCGGGCCGAACTCCAGCAGATGATCGACGCGAAACTGGAGGGGGAGCAGGCGTTCCCGGACGTCGTCGAGTCCGAGGGCGAGGACGCCGAGGTGCTCGACCTGCTGGCTGCGCTACAGCGGAGCGTGCAGCGCAGCAAGGGCGCCGAGAGCGTCAGGTCGACGGCCCGTTCCGCTGACGCGGACGGAGGGTCGGGCCCGGCCAAGAAACCGAGGGCCCACAAGCCTGCCGCTACCGACGATCCCGACGACAAGCCCAAATCCGCAGGCCGCTCTCGATCCGCGACAGCAAAGCCCGCGGCCACCAAGGCCCGGGCCGGCAAGGCGGTGCCGGCGAAGACCACGAAAGCAGAGCCCCGCTCCAAGACCGCCTGA
- a CDS encoding methyltransferase domain-containing protein — MTSSQYTHGHHDSVLRSHRRRTATNSAAYLLPHLACGMSVLDIGCGPGTITIDLAALVAPGRVSGIDYESAVVAEASAAGAGVTNLSFAVGDVRGLSDDDGSFDVVHAHQVLQHLTDPVAALREMRRVCRPGGIVAARDADYAAMAWYPRIPALADWMVLYQQVARSNGAEPDGGRFLRHWAHRAGFTDVTSSASVWCYSTESERQWWGGLWADRVVASNFAGQAIDRGFADAAQLAALSDGWREWAADPDAWFAVVNGEILCRR; from the coding sequence ATGACCTCGTCGCAGTACACCCATGGTCACCATGATTCTGTGCTGCGCTCCCATCGCCGGCGCACCGCCACGAATTCGGCGGCGTACCTGCTGCCGCACCTCGCGTGCGGAATGTCGGTGCTCGACATCGGTTGTGGCCCCGGCACCATCACGATCGATCTGGCGGCACTGGTGGCACCGGGACGGGTCTCGGGAATCGACTACGAGTCTGCGGTGGTGGCCGAGGCCTCGGCGGCGGGCGCCGGGGTGACCAACCTGAGCTTCGCGGTCGGGGACGTCCGCGGGTTGTCCGATGACGACGGTTCCTTCGACGTCGTCCATGCGCATCAGGTCCTGCAACACCTGACCGACCCGGTGGCGGCGCTCCGCGAGATGCGCCGGGTGTGCCGTCCCGGCGGTATCGTCGCCGCCCGGGATGCCGACTACGCGGCGATGGCCTGGTACCCACGGATTCCGGCGTTGGCCGACTGGATGGTGCTCTACCAGCAGGTCGCCCGGAGCAACGGCGCCGAGCCGGACGGTGGGCGGTTCCTGCGTCACTGGGCGCACCGGGCCGGGTTCACCGACGTGACGTCCTCGGCGTCCGTCTGGTGCTACTCGACCGAGTCGGAGCGGCAGTGGTGGGGTGGCCTCTGGGCCGACCGCGTGGTCGCGTCGAATTTCGCCGGGCAGGCGATCGATCGTGGCTTCGCCGACGCTGCTCAGCTGGCCGCCCTGTCCGATGGTTGGCGTGAGTGGGCTGCAGACCCCGACGCGTGGTTCGCCGTCGTCAATGGTGAGATCCTCTGCCGGCGTTGA
- a CDS encoding Gfo/Idh/MocA family protein — MSSSGPLRVGMVGYAFMGAAHSHAWRTASRFFDLPLVPELTALAGRNAVAARTAADRMGWSSVETDWRRLIERDDIDLIDICTPGDTHAQIAIAALEAGKHVLCEKPLANSVPEAEAMTAAAERAAADGVMAMCGFTYRRTPALALFKQMIANGEVGTIRQVRAQYLQDWLSDENAPLTWRMDKEKAGSGALGDIGAHIIDASQFVTGQQITGVSALMETFVARRPLGGDLVGLGGRGQVGEDVPSGPVTVDDAAVFTARFDGGPIGVFEATRFALGRRNALRLEVNGSLGSIAFDFEDMNTLQYYDGTNEPGRQGFRRILVTEPEHPYVSHWWPAGHGLGYEHGFTHQVVDLVTAIGSGEQPTPSFADALGVQRVLAAVEASAGNNSTWQFVDG, encoded by the coding sequence ATGTCCTCTTCAGGTCCATTGCGGGTCGGCATGGTCGGGTACGCCTTCATGGGCGCGGCCCACTCCCACGCCTGGCGCACCGCGTCCCGATTCTTCGACCTGCCCCTCGTCCCCGAGTTGACCGCTCTCGCGGGCCGGAACGCCGTCGCGGCGCGGACGGCGGCCGACAGGATGGGCTGGTCGTCGGTGGAAACCGACTGGCGGCGACTGATCGAGCGCGACGACATCGACCTGATCGACATCTGCACCCCGGGCGACACCCACGCCCAGATCGCGATCGCGGCGCTCGAGGCCGGCAAGCACGTGCTCTGCGAGAAGCCGCTGGCGAACTCGGTACCCGAGGCCGAAGCGATGACGGCCGCCGCCGAACGTGCGGCGGCCGACGGGGTGATGGCCATGTGCGGCTTCACCTATCGCCGCACCCCGGCCCTGGCCCTGTTCAAGCAGATGATCGCAAACGGCGAGGTCGGCACGATCCGTCAGGTCCGCGCGCAGTACCTGCAGGACTGGCTGTCCGACGAGAACGCACCGCTGACCTGGCGGATGGACAAGGAGAAGGCCGGCTCCGGCGCCCTCGGCGACATCGGGGCACACATCATCGACGCGTCGCAGTTCGTCACCGGTCAGCAGATCACCGGCGTCTCGGCGCTCATGGAGACGTTCGTCGCGCGGCGACCGCTGGGCGGCGATCTGGTCGGTCTCGGCGGTCGCGGCCAGGTCGGCGAAGACGTCCCCAGTGGCCCGGTCACCGTCGATGACGCAGCTGTCTTCACCGCCCGGTTCGACGGCGGCCCGATCGGCGTCTTCGAGGCCACCCGCTTCGCCCTGGGACGACGAAATGCTCTTCGGCTGGAGGTCAACGGCTCCCTCGGGTCGATCGCCTTCGACTTCGAGGACATGAACACCCTGCAGTACTACGACGGGACGAACGAGCCGGGACGCCAGGGTTTCCGGCGCATCCTGGTCACCGAACCGGAGCATCCCTACGTGAGCCACTGGTGGCCGGCCGGCCACGGCTTGGGCTACGAGCACGGCTTCACCCACCAGGTCGTCGACCTCGTGACGGCCATCGGATCCGGTGAGCAGCCCACTCCCTCCTTCGCCGATGCGCTGGGTGTCCAACGGGTGCTGGCCGCCGTCGAGGCCAGTGCCGGCAACAACTCCACCTGGCAGTTCGTCGACGGCTGA
- a CDS encoding organic hydroperoxide resistance protein, which produces MSVLYTASATATGDGRNGHTRSSDGLVDHDLATPVEMGGAGGATNPEQLFAAGYSACFLSALKLIAGRQKAPIADAAVFADVGIGPNDTGGFGLSVALHVEMSGVDQATAEALVEAAHQVCPYSNATRGNIEVTLDTITA; this is translated from the coding sequence ATGAGCGTTCTCTACACCGCATCCGCCACCGCCACCGGCGACGGACGCAACGGCCACACCCGGAGCTCGGACGGCCTCGTCGATCACGATCTGGCCACGCCGGTGGAGATGGGCGGCGCGGGCGGCGCGACGAACCCGGAACAGCTGTTCGCCGCGGGCTACTCCGCGTGCTTCCTGTCCGCACTCAAGCTGATCGCCGGGAGGCAGAAGGCTCCGATCGCCGACGCCGCGGTGTTCGCCGACGTGGGGATCGGCCCGAACGACACGGGCGGCTTCGGTCTGAGCGTTGCCCTGCACGTCGAGATGTCCGGTGTCGACCAGGCCACTGCCGAGGCCCTCGTGGAGGCCGCCCACCAGGTCTGCCCCTACTCGAACGCCACCAGGGGCAACATCGAGGTCACCCTCGACACCATCACCGCCTGA
- a CDS encoding peroxiredoxin yields the protein MSVEVGSLAPDFTLPDSDRAPFKLSEHRGRKAVLVVFYPFAFSGTCTAELCSLRDDLASFQNERVQVVAVSTDPAPSLKAWAAAQGYDFPLLSDFWPHGEVAKTYGVFHDQGGMAVRGTFLVGLDGVVTFAEVNGPGEARDQASWKRAVAALPAG from the coding sequence ATGTCAGTCGAAGTCGGATCGCTCGCCCCGGATTTCACCCTTCCGGACTCGGATCGGGCGCCGTTCAAGCTGTCCGAACACCGGGGCAGGAAGGCCGTTCTCGTGGTCTTCTACCCGTTCGCCTTCTCGGGGACCTGCACGGCCGAGCTGTGCAGCCTGCGCGACGATCTGGCCTCGTTCCAGAACGAGCGGGTACAGGTCGTTGCCGTCTCCACCGACCCGGCGCCGTCCCTCAAGGCATGGGCGGCCGCGCAGGGCTACGACTTCCCGCTGCTGTCCGACTTCTGGCCGCACGGCGAGGTCGCCAAGACCTATGGCGTCTTCCACGACCAGGGCGGTATGGCCGTGCGCGGCACTTTCCTCGTCGGCCTCGATGGTGTGGTCACCTTCGCCGAGGTCAACGGACCGGGCGAGGCAAGGGACCAGGCCTCCTGGAAGCGGGCCGTCGCGGCCCTGCCGGCCGGCTGA
- a CDS encoding DUF3052 domain-containing protein, translating into MTEVSGQAEAVAVRLGLKAGDVVGEIGYDDDVDHDLREAVEGIIGSELLDEDADDVLDAVILWWREEDGDLTDALVDAITLLADTGVIWLLTPKTGSQGYVEPSDIAEATRTAGLAQTTTVPGGLLWMTAKLARAKQGRIRR; encoded by the coding sequence GTGACTGAGGTCTCGGGGCAGGCGGAAGCCGTCGCTGTCCGGCTCGGCCTGAAGGCGGGCGACGTGGTCGGCGAAATCGGATACGACGACGACGTCGACCACGATCTACGGGAAGCCGTCGAGGGAATCATCGGCTCGGAACTGCTCGACGAGGATGCAGACGACGTCCTGGATGCAGTGATCCTCTGGTGGCGCGAGGAGGACGGGGATCTGACCGACGCGTTGGTCGATGCCATCACCCTGCTCGCCGACACCGGGGTGATCTGGTTGCTGACACCCAAGACGGGCAGCCAGGGCTACGTCGAACCGAGCGACATCGCGGAGGCGACCAGGACGGCCGGGCTGGCCCAGACCACCACCGTGCCCGGCGGCCTGCTGTGGATGACGGCCAAGCTGGCCCGGGCGAAACAGGGCCGCATCAGGCGCTGA
- the aceE gene encoding pyruvate dehydrogenase (acetyl-transferring), homodimeric type: MASSLTPRPAGTDSGPSRHHLIQDGFAAQFPDADPEETQEWLDSFDAMVDAGGQQRARYLMMRLLGRANEQHVGLPALTTTDYINTIATESEPFFPGDEEIERRYRNWIRWNAAIMVHRAQRPGVGVGGHISTYASSASLYEVGYNHFFRGKNHPGGGDHVFFQGHASPGMYARAFLEGRLSADKLDGFRQEVSHPGGGMPSYPHPRLMPDFWEHPTVSMGLGPMNAIAQARVNRYLHHRGIKDTSQQHVWAFLGDGELDEVESRGLIHLPAIDGLDNLTYVINCNLQRLDGPVRGNGKIIQELESFFRGAGWNVIKVVWGREWDALLHADKDGALVNLMNTTADGDYQTYKANDGAYVREHFFGRDPRTKAMTAAMSDDEIWALKRGGHDYKKVHAAYHAATHHVGQPTVILAKTIKGFHLGSSFEGRNATHQMKKLTLDNLKSFRDELHIPISDAQLEENPYQPPYYHPGEDAPEIQYLQERRSRLGGYVPERRVTAKPLKLPGDETYKVVNRGSGKQEIATTMAFVRLVRDLFKDPEIGKRIVPIIPDEARTFGMDSFFPSQKIYNPAGQLYTAVDANLMLAYKESEQGVILHEGINEAGSVATFTAVASTYAAHGEPMIPMYIFYSMFGFQRTGDGLWAAGDQMCRGFVLGATAGRTTLTGEGLQHADGHSHLLAATMPHVVAYDPAYGYEIGHIVKDGMRRMYGGPEASGSGITASAGEFGGEDIVYYITLYNEPYVQPAQPENLDVEGLLKGMYLLAPATETDGRARVQLLASGVGVRWALEAQELLARDWDVAADVWSVTSWSELRREGDAIERAKLLDPSGHHTEPYVTTALADRPGPVIATSDFQRAVQNQIAPWVPGDFVALGADGFGFSDTRAAARRHFLIDGPSMTVAALAALERQGGYREGAASEAVERYQLHDAKAGTSGNAGGDA, from the coding sequence TTGGCTTCCTCCCTGACGCCGCGCCCGGCCGGAACAGATTCCGGCCCCTCGCGTCATCACCTCATCCAGGACGGCTTCGCCGCCCAGTTCCCGGACGCCGACCCCGAAGAGACCCAGGAGTGGCTCGACTCGTTCGACGCCATGGTCGACGCGGGCGGGCAGCAGCGTGCCAGGTACCTGATGATGCGGCTGCTCGGCCGCGCGAACGAGCAGCACGTCGGCCTGCCCGCCCTGACGACCACCGACTACATCAACACCATCGCCACCGAGTCGGAGCCGTTCTTCCCGGGCGACGAAGAAATCGAGCGCCGCTACCGGAACTGGATCCGCTGGAACGCGGCGATCATGGTCCACCGGGCCCAGCGGCCCGGCGTCGGCGTCGGCGGCCACATCTCCACCTATGCCTCCTCCGCCAGCCTCTACGAAGTCGGCTACAACCACTTCTTCCGCGGCAAGAACCATCCGGGCGGCGGCGACCACGTCTTCTTCCAGGGCCACGCCTCCCCCGGCATGTACGCCAGAGCTTTTCTCGAAGGACGGCTCAGCGCCGACAAGCTGGACGGCTTCCGTCAGGAGGTCTCGCACCCGGGCGGCGGCATGCCGTCGTACCCGCACCCGCGGCTGATGCCCGACTTCTGGGAGCACCCGACGGTCTCGATGGGTCTGGGCCCGATGAACGCCATCGCCCAGGCCAGGGTCAACCGGTACCTGCACCACCGCGGCATCAAGGACACCTCGCAGCAGCACGTCTGGGCCTTCCTGGGCGACGGCGAGCTGGACGAGGTGGAATCGCGCGGCCTGATCCATCTGCCGGCCATCGACGGCCTCGACAACCTGACGTACGTCATCAACTGCAACCTGCAGCGCCTCGACGGTCCGGTACGCGGCAACGGCAAGATCATCCAGGAACTCGAGTCGTTCTTCCGCGGAGCGGGCTGGAACGTCATCAAGGTCGTCTGGGGACGCGAGTGGGACGCCCTCCTGCACGCGGACAAGGACGGCGCCCTTGTCAACCTTATGAACACCACCGCGGACGGCGACTACCAGACCTACAAGGCCAACGACGGTGCCTACGTCCGGGAGCACTTCTTCGGGCGTGATCCGCGCACCAAGGCGATGACCGCCGCCATGAGCGACGACGAGATCTGGGCCCTCAAGCGGGGCGGCCACGACTACAAGAAGGTCCACGCCGCCTATCACGCGGCCACCCACCACGTGGGGCAGCCGACCGTCATCCTGGCCAAGACCATCAAGGGCTTCCACCTCGGATCCTCCTTCGAGGGCCGCAACGCCACGCACCAGATGAAGAAGCTGACCCTGGACAACCTCAAGTCCTTCCGGGACGAGCTGCACATCCCGATCAGCGATGCGCAACTGGAGGAGAACCCGTACCAGCCTCCCTACTACCACCCAGGCGAGGACGCTCCGGAGATCCAGTACCTGCAGGAGCGCCGGTCCCGGCTGGGCGGCTACGTGCCGGAACGACGGGTCACCGCGAAGCCGCTGAAGCTGCCCGGCGACGAGACGTACAAGGTGGTGAACCGCGGTTCGGGCAAGCAGGAGATCGCCACCACGATGGCCTTCGTCCGGTTGGTCCGCGACCTGTTCAAGGATCCGGAGATCGGCAAGCGCATCGTGCCGATCATCCCGGACGAGGCGCGCACCTTCGGCATGGACTCGTTCTTCCCGTCGCAGAAGATCTACAACCCGGCGGGCCAGCTCTACACCGCCGTTGACGCCAATCTCATGTTGGCGTACAAGGAATCCGAGCAGGGCGTGATCCTGCACGAGGGCATCAACGAGGCCGGCTCGGTCGCCACCTTCACGGCCGTCGCCAGCACCTACGCCGCACACGGCGAGCCGATGATCCCGATGTACATCTTCTACTCGATGTTCGGTTTCCAGCGGACCGGTGACGGACTGTGGGCCGCGGGCGACCAGATGTGCCGCGGGTTCGTGCTCGGCGCGACCGCCGGCCGCACGACCCTCACCGGCGAGGGGCTGCAGCACGCCGACGGGCACTCGCACCTGCTCGCCGCGACCATGCCGCACGTGGTCGCCTACGACCCGGCCTACGGGTACGAGATCGGCCACATCGTCAAGGACGGCATGCGCCGGATGTACGGCGGCCCGGAAGCCTCCGGTTCCGGGATCACCGCGTCGGCCGGCGAGTTCGGCGGCGAGGACATCGTCTACTACATCACCTTGTACAACGAGCCCTATGTACAACCGGCCCAGCCGGAGAACCTGGATGTCGAGGGACTGCTCAAGGGCATGTACCTGCTGGCCCCCGCGACGGAGACCGACGGAAGGGCCCGCGTTCAATTGCTGGCCTCCGGGGTCGGGGTGCGCTGGGCGCTGGAAGCCCAGGAGCTGCTCGCCCGGGACTGGGACGTGGCGGCCGACGTGTGGTCGGTCACGAGTTGGTCGGAGCTGCGGCGCGAGGGTGACGCCATCGAGCGCGCCAAGTTGCTGGACCCGTCCGGGCACCACACCGAGCCGTACGTCACCACGGCCCTGGCCGACCGTCCGGGCCCGGTGATCGCCACGAGCGACTTCCAGCGGGCGGTGCAGAACCAGATCGCTCCCTGGGTGCCCGGCGATTTCGTGGCCCTGGGTGCGGATGGTTTCGGCTTCTCCGATACCAGGGCGGCCGCGCGTCGTCACTTCCTGATCGACGGCCCGTCGATGACGGTCGCCGCGCTGGCCGCGCTGGAGCGTCAGGGCGGCTATCGCGAGGGCGCGGCATCGGAGGCGGTCGAGCGCTACCAGCTGCACGACGCGAAGGCCGGAACCTCCGGGAACGCGGGCGGAGACGCCTGA
- a CDS encoding cold-shock protein, with protein sequence MAQGTVKWFNAEKGYGFISPEDGTGDVFVHYSAIGGSGYKSLEEGQRVTFEVEQSPKDPQATNVTPE encoded by the coding sequence ATGGCACAGGGAACTGTGAAGTGGTTCAACGCGGAGAAGGGCTACGGCTTCATCTCCCCAGAAGACGGGACCGGCGATGTCTTCGTCCACTACTCCGCCATCGGTGGGTCGGGGTACAAGTCGCTCGAAGAGGGCCAGCGGGTGACCTTCGAGGTGGAGCAGTCCCCGAAGGATCCCCAGGCCACGAACGTCACGCCCGAATAG